One Clavelina lepadiformis chromosome 1, kaClaLepa1.1, whole genome shotgun sequence genomic region harbors:
- the LOC143454978 gene encoding uncharacterized protein LOC143454978 codes for MNLVTQKILFWIIFVLQLMSRILSEKPIVLKSCPTSVCVCYSKERFVVCEEKHLAHLPEPLPVGTKLLGLSRNEFTSLSPSIFSRIKIEGTLESLVLYDNKITKIQPGSFERLINLKNLWLFGNRLMHLRANTFHGLEKLEDLDLSRNQLQVIDNYTFADAQSLRVLHLWGNNLTHLETEAFAGLGNLRNMTLGDNLFETIPSSSFKHLVNLTTLEILNLPIEKLEAETFTSLRKLEKLHIGDWPLLTTINENTFVGLDNLTYISLYGCNLQDVPKSALAPLKNLKYLQLSKNNIKSLHKDDFHSLLNLEHLFLSKTGLYSLHESPFQLLTKLQTLDLSQNNLQTLPSHIFLQQESLLSLNLSYNNIKVLSSSVFLTLDKINIVDLSQNQLVCDCDIKWLKALQEIKIREHFTLKGKCSDPLKFNGTDLVVLPPRKFVCEPPLFSKAQENITVVAKEGSTAILPCLPEKGVPTPSAEWQLPGDSDSKKESTFLNGSLLILGVKKVDYGQYQCISSNKFGRDTNMVILSEFSPPEPAPVQQNSSVLTGVIVTCVIVVLLIVLGVYLYKRRWYSTFRSSLYDAMVGDNEAQQLSAKSTKFH; via the exons ATGAATCTTGTAACACAGAAGATATTATTCTGGATAATATTTGTGCTACAGCTTATGTCGAGAATACTATCAGAAAAGCCGATTGTGTTAAAATCATGTCCCACTTCAGTATGTGTATGCTACAGCAAAGAGCGATTTGTTGTGTGTGAAGAAAAACACCTCGCCCACCTTCCTGAACCCTTGCCAGTGGGCACAAAACTTTTAGGTTTGTCCAGAAATGAATTCACCAGTTTGTCGCCGTCAATATTCAGCAGGATAAAAATAGAAGGGACTTTAGAATCTCTTGTCTTGTATGAcaacaaaatcacaaaaattcaGCCGGGAAGCTTTGAAAGGCTGATAAACCTGAAAAACCTTTGGCTGTTTGGTAACCGGCTCATGCATCTGCGTGCTAATACTTTTCATGGACTGGAAAAACTCGAAGATTTGGATCTGAGTAGAAATCAGCTACAGGTCATTGACAACTACACATTTGCTGATGCTCAATCACTACGTGTTCTTCACCTGTGGGGAAACAATCTCACTCATCTTGAAACTGAGGCCTTTGCTGGATTGGGAAACCTGAGAAATATGACCCTTG GAGACAACCTCTTCGAAACAATACCATCTTCCTCCTTCAAACATCTTGTCAATCTGACAACTCTTGAAATCCTTAACCTACCAATTGAAAAGCTGGAAGCAGAAACATTTACCAGCCTAAGAAAACTGGAAAAACTTCACATTGGAGACTGGCCACTGCTTACAACAATAA ATGAAAATACCTTCGTTGGTTTGGATAATCTAACTTACATATCTCTATATGGCTGTAACTTGCAAGATGTACCAAAATCTGCTCTTGCCCCACTCAAAAATcttaaatatttgcaattaagtaaaaacaacataaaaag TTTGCACAAAGATGACTTTCATTCTCTGCTTAATCTGGAACATCTCTTCCTCTCAAAGACTGGGTTATACAGCCTTCATGAGAGTCCCTTTCAATTACTAACCAAGCTACAAACACTGGATCTTTCACAGAATAATCTCCAAACCTTGCCAAGTCATATATTTTTGCAG caaGAAAGTCTTCTAAGCCTAAACCTATCCTATAACAACATAAAAGTCTTGTCATCATCTGTCTTTCTCACTCTCGACAAGATTAACATTGTTGACCTCAGTCAAAATCAGCTTGTAtgtgactgtgacataaagtGGTTAAAGGCACTTCAA GAGATAAAGATTCGTGAGCATTTCACTCTAAAAGGAAAATGCAGTGACCCACTCAAATTCAATGGAACAGACTTGGTGGTTCTTCCTCcaagaaaatttgtttgtgaACCACCATTGTTTAGCAAAGCTCAAGAAAACATCACTGTAGTGGCTAAAGAAGGTTCTACTGCAATTCTACCTTGCTTACCAGAAAAAGGAGTTCCAACACCAAGTGCAGAATGGCAACTACCAGGAGACTCTGATAGCAAAAAA GAGTCTACATTCCTTAATGGTTCGCTGCTTATTTTGGGTGTAAAAAAAGTGGATTATGGCCAATATCAATGTATCAGCAGCAATAAATTTGGACGTGATACGAATATGGTGATCCTTTCAGAATTCTCACCACCAG AACCTGCTCCTGTACAACAAAACTCTTCAGTGTTGACTGGTGTTATCGTCACTTGTGTCATTGTTGTATTACTCATTGTACTTGGTGTCTATCTATACAAAAGAAGATGGTACTCGACCTTCAGAAGCTCATTATACG ATGCAATGGTCGGAGACAATGAAGCACAACAATTATCAGCGAAAAGTACAAAGTTCCATTAA
- the LOC143444125 gene encoding uncharacterized protein LOC143444125, translating into MLRLTILLFSASCVLASDLSCTLQGGTCVDWRYYKCSAGVETGLCDGDSNRRCCLDCSSQCLSDEQNWASCCDSACTSNGGSCQDNSNYCGGSYSSGKCGGPSSRQCCSTSSTGGGGGSCTLQSYSSTYIKGYNGLNVEVEPGFVQYMDNMNTYARQCGVTVWVTHAFRDENESLGGTVVPPATTSNHLVGHAIDMNLDTSSGWCNGDCLYAGYNSDAECFIQKVMNSGLRWGGVWSTSDPVHIDDGLNYYDYSLWNSLYYQLQPAC; encoded by the exons ATGCTGCGTCTGACGATACTTTTATTTTCCGCATCCTGCGTGCTTG CGTCCGATCTGTCTTGTACTCTGCAAGGTGGTACTTGTGTTGATTGGAGATATTACAAATGCAGTGCTGGTGTGGAGACTGGACTCTGTGACGGAGATTCTAATCGTCGCTGCTGTCTCGATTGTAGTTCTCAGT gCCTATCGGATGAGCAAAATTGGGCGTCTTGTTGTGATTCCGCATGTACTTCAAATGGAGGGTCGTGTCAGGACAACTCAAATTACTGTGGCGGATCTTACTCTTCCGGGAAATGCGGAGGTCCCTCGAGCAGACAATGCTGTTCAACAAGCAGCACAGGGGGCGGCGGCGGAT CCTGCACACTGCAAAGTTATTCAAGCACCTACATTAAAGGATATAATGGCTTGAACGTTGAAGTTGAACCGGGATTCGTACAGTACATGGACAACATGAATACGTATGCAAGACAATGTGGTGTGACG GTTTGGGTGACACACGCATTCCGAGATGAGAACGAATCATTAGGAGGCACCGTTGTTCCACCTGCTACAACCTCCAATCATTTGGTTGGTCATGCTATTGATATGAACCTTGATACTTCCAGCGGATGGTGCAACGGAGATTGCTTGTATG ccGGTTATAACTCCGATGCAGAATGTTTCATACAAAAAGTGATGAACAGCGGATTACGTTGGGGTGGCGTCTGGTCCACATCTGACCCGGTTCATATCGACGATGGACTGAATTACTACGATTACAGTCTGTGGAACTCTCTCTACTATCAGCTGCAGCCAGCCTGCTGA